Proteins from a genomic interval of Deltaproteobacteria bacterium:
- a CDS encoding sirohydrochlorin cobaltochelatase, producing the protein MKRSSVSFVTVILSLMVAASSFAMGQQEDKKAIVLACFGTSYPSALVAITNIQKQVRNAFPGVKVQVAFTSNIIRKIWHERQNDREFLAKHKEIPREILYVKGPLATIADLQDEGYRSIIVQPTHVYDGEEYSDLCEYVRGLNHIKTIKAKYMPFKKLVLGRPVLGENGPEYDYHKDMEAAAKTLHADVDLAGKDGAALVYMGHGNEFYSTGVYAEFQQVMRNEYPGAPIYIGAVEGFPSLDDVLLFVRHAGVKKVILKPFMIVAGDHARNDMAGNEDDSWKSAFEKAGIRVICDIHGLGENNEWAKIYVQHIKDVARDNHIEL; encoded by the coding sequence ATGAAGAGATCGAGCGTTTCCTTTGTAACAGTAATTTTGTCCTTAATGGTGGCGGCTTCTTCCTTTGCAATGGGGCAGCAGGAGGACAAAAAGGCGATTGTTCTTGCATGTTTTGGGACAAGCTATCCGTCGGCACTGGTGGCCATTACAAACATACAAAAGCAGGTCCGGAATGCCTTTCCCGGTGTCAAAGTGCAGGTCGCTTTTACGTCAAACATTATCCGGAAGATATGGCATGAACGGCAAAACGACCGGGAGTTTCTTGCAAAGCACAAAGAAATCCCCAGGGAGATCCTCTATGTGAAAGGCCCTCTGGCGACGATAGCTGATCTGCAGGATGAAGGCTACAGGTCCATAATCGTTCAGCCTACACATGTATACGATGGCGAGGAATACAGCGATCTTTGCGAATACGTGAGGGGCCTAAATCATATCAAGACCATTAAGGCCAAATACATGCCCTTTAAAAAGCTGGTTCTCGGGAGACCGGTCCTCGGGGAAAACGGTCCCGAATACGACTACCACAAGGATATGGAGGCTGCGGCGAAGACACTTCATGCCGATGTGGACCTTGCCGGGAAAGATGGGGCAGCCCTTGTATACATGGGTCACGGGAATGAATTTTACAGTACCGGAGTATATGCTGAATTTCAGCAGGTGATGCGCAATGAATATCCTGGTGCACCAATTTATATAGGTGCTGTAGAAGGGTTCCCTTCGCTTGATGATGTGCTCCTCTTTGTAAGGCATGCCGGTGTCAAAAAGGTCATCCTGAAACCATTCATGATCGTTGCAGGCGACCATGCCAGGAACGATATGGCAGGGAATGAGGATGATTCCTGGAAGAGTGCCTTTGAAAAGGCCGGGATTCGTGTCATATGCGACATCCACGGACTTGGCGAAAACAACGAGTGGGCCAAGATCTATGTCCAGCATATCAAAGACGTTGCACGGGATAATCACATAGAATTGTAA
- a CDS encoding ABC transporter ATP-binding protein, which translates to MVHKTPVFEVNRLHFSYGRQKVLDNISLTIEAGNFYAIVGPNGCGKTTLLDIMAGSKTPGSGSIRYLGRDIKEYGKRKLAREIALVPQDFYIHFPFTVGEVVLMGRHPYIPRFGGPSKEDIDIAEAIIEKTGLCRLKDKYITELSGGEKQRVVFARALVQDTPVLILDEATSNMDIQYTLNFLRAVSEEVSQAGRTVISALHDLNLAANYSNKMVFMKSGRIVSEGNTPEVLTEEGIKAVFNVESRVYFDRYSNSCQVSFKGIRPR; encoded by the coding sequence ATGGTGCATAAGACCCCGGTCTTTGAAGTAAACAGGCTTCATTTTTCATACGGGAGACAAAAAGTACTGGATAACATCTCTCTGACCATAGAGGCAGGGAACTTTTATGCCATCGTGGGTCCGAACGGGTGCGGCAAGACCACGCTTTTAGACATTATGGCAGGGAGTAAGACCCCGGGATCAGGGAGCATCAGGTATCTTGGCCGCGATATAAAGGAATACGGTAAGCGAAAACTCGCCAGGGAAATAGCCCTGGTCCCACAGGATTTTTATATCCATTTCCCTTTTACGGTCGGAGAAGTGGTCCTGATGGGCCGGCATCCTTACATCCCAAGGTTTGGAGGCCCTTCCAAGGAAGACATCGATATCGCAGAGGCAATTATTGAAAAGACCGGCCTCTGCAGGCTTAAAGACAAGTACATAACAGAGCTGAGCGGCGGTGAAAAGCAGAGGGTGGTCTTTGCAAGGGCCCTTGTGCAGGACACCCCGGTCTTGATTTTGGACGAGGCCACATCCAATATGGATATCCAGTATACGCTGAATTTTCTGAGGGCTGTATCTGAAGAGGTCAGCCAGGCCGGAAGGACCGTCATTTCGGCGCTTCATGACCTGAACCTGGCCGCAAACTATTCTAATAAGATGGTTTTCATGAAATCGGGCAGGATCGTATCGGAAGGAAATACCCCGGAGGTGTTGACCGAAGAAGGCATAAAGGCAGTCTTCAATGTTGAATCCAGGGTCTATTTTGACCGGTATTCAAATTCCTGCCAGGTAAGCTTCAAGGGGATCAGGCCACGATGA
- a CDS encoding peptide ABC transporter substrate-binding protein, which translates to MKKIAVVCIFFAALAASFGTLFGARSFFDQSGHLIRIERPFERIISLYPAHTENLFSLGLDREIIGVSGDEAFPPEAGKKPVFSYHDDAEKFIAAQPDLVLIRPMIARGYRGLISKLRESGIVVVSLQPRTVDGMFSYWRELGVLTGRETEAGQMIQEFKRGLLKIRSIVNSIPLSERKRVYFEAIHSKMKTFSPSSIAMFALTTAGGINVAADAKALRNTNIAAYGKEHILSHGDNIDVYLAQRGAMNQISVERIEEEGGFRAIKAVREGQVYIIDEKIVSRPTLRLLDGIYEIGRILYPKRFINHEPLNGYEKPNK; encoded by the coding sequence ATGAAAAAAATAGCAGTGGTATGCATTTTTTTTGCGGCCTTGGCAGCGAGTTTTGGTACATTGTTCGGGGCACGGAGTTTTTTTGATCAATCAGGGCATTTGATCAGGATAGAGAGGCCGTTCGAGAGGATCATTTCATTATATCCGGCCCATACTGAGAACCTTTTTTCCCTCGGGCTTGATAGAGAAATTATAGGCGTCTCCGGAGATGAAGCATTCCCCCCCGAGGCCGGGAAAAAGCCGGTATTCAGTTATCATGATGATGCAGAGAAGTTCATTGCGGCGCAGCCGGACCTGGTCCTGATCCGGCCGATGATCGCCAGGGGATACAGAGGTCTCATATCGAAACTGAGAGAGTCGGGAATTGTTGTGGTATCACTTCAGCCGAGGACAGTAGATGGGATGTTTTCTTACTGGAGGGAGCTTGGGGTGCTTACAGGACGGGAAACAGAGGCCGGGCAGATGATACAGGAATTTAAAAGGGGCCTGCTTAAGATCCGGTCGATAGTGAACTCCATACCGCTTTCAGAGCGAAAGAGGGTCTACTTTGAGGCCATCCACAGCAAGATGAAGACCTTTTCTCCCTCTTCCATTGCCATGTTCGCCTTAACAACGGCCGGGGGGATAAATGTTGCCGCGGATGCAAAGGCGCTCAGGAATACAAACATAGCGGCTTACGGGAAAGAGCATATCCTGTCCCATGGAGATAATATAGATGTCTATCTCGCACAGAGAGGGGCAATGAACCAGATAAGTGTGGAGCGTATAGAGGAGGAAGGGGGATTCAGGGCAATCAAGGCAGTAAGGGAGGGACAGGTCTATATCATCGACGAAAAGATCGTCTCAAGGCCCACGTTGAGGCTCCTAGACGGGATATACGAAATAGGCAGAATCCTTTACCCGAAGAGGTTTATAAACCATGAACCTTTGAACGGTTACGAGAAACCAAACAAATGA
- the cobI gene encoding precorrin-2 C(20)-methyltransferase: MNNGTLFGIGLGPGDPDLITLKAAKILRQVDIVFAAASTKNGYSLAEEIASAHLKGEVPLVRLGFPMTRDRKKLRTAWEENASKVIHTLRKGKDAAFVTIGDPMIYSTFGYIMRTIREKYPDVPIEIIPGITSYQAAAAAAEEILAEAEESFTVISGALGAKKLREVIDHTDRVVMLKVYREYKEIMDVLDQLHLIRGSVLVSRCGLDGERIIRNLEDGIDSAPPYLSLLLISKKGRRK; this comes from the coding sequence ATGAACAACGGCACCCTTTTCGGAATAGGGCTAGGCCCCGGAGATCCGGACCTTATCACCCTCAAGGCCGCAAAAATTCTAAGACAGGTAGATATCGTATTTGCGGCCGCCTCCACAAAGAACGGTTATTCACTGGCCGAGGAGATCGCATCCGCCCACTTGAAAGGTGAAGTGCCCCTTGTCCGCCTGGGCTTTCCCATGACCCGCGACAGAAAAAAACTCCGGACCGCGTGGGAGGAAAACGCCAGCAAGGTAATCCACACCTTAAGGAAGGGAAAAGATGCGGCCTTTGTCACCATCGGCGATCCCATGATTTACAGCACCTTCGGGTACATTATGCGCACTATCAGGGAAAAATATCCTGATGTCCCCATCGAGATTATCCCCGGAATCACATCGTACCAGGCCGCTGCAGCCGCTGCAGAAGAAATCCTGGCCGAAGCAGAGGAATCCTTTACCGTAATTTCAGGGGCCCTGGGCGCCAAAAAACTGAGAGAGGTGATTGACCATACGGACAGGGTGGTGATGCTCAAGGTATACCGCGAATACAAAGAGATAATGGATGTCCTTGATCAGCTCCACCTGATCAGGGGATCGGTCCTTGTGTCCAGATGCGGGCTGGATGGAGAACGGATAATCAGAAATTTGGAGGATGGGATAGATTCGGCTCCTCCGTATCTGTCGCTGCTCCTTATTTCGAAGAAAGGCCGACGGAAATGA
- a CDS encoding type II toxin-antitoxin system prevent-host-death family antitoxin, giving the protein MQKVSVREARQHIGRLLDAVAAGEEIVITRRGKPAARMVAALEVVTEKVRFPDRSALRAMLPPAKVPSAMLIREMRDERI; this is encoded by the coding sequence ATGCAAAAGGTCAGTGTACGTGAAGCCAGACAACATATCGGTCGTCTGCTGGATGCAGTAGCGGCCGGAGAGGAAATCGTTATCACACGCCGCGGTAAGCCGGCAGCACGCATGGTGGCGGCTTTAGAGGTGGTAACGGAGAAAGTTCGCTTCCCGGACCGCAGCGCTCTGCGGGCCATGCTTCCTCCGGCGAAAGTGCCGTCCGCCATGCTGATCCGGGAAATGCGCGATGAACGAATTTGA
- a CDS encoding VapC toxin family PIN domain ribonuclease: protein MNEFDVSYYLDTSALLPYYREEKASQPIQEFLSSLKAPVIISDLTEIEFASALSRWVRMKEITEAQASLVENGFAEDSRSGLFRRLSLTTKHYRQAKKWISSRKTALRTLDALHLACCFSASAKMVTCDAVLVQAANVLKTPCFFIAGG, encoded by the coding sequence ATGAACGAATTTGATGTCAGTTACTATCTTGACACCAGTGCCCTGCTGCCTTACTACAGAGAGGAGAAGGCCAGCCAACCAATACAGGAATTTCTGTCATCCCTTAAGGCTCCCGTTATCATAAGCGATCTTACCGAAATCGAGTTTGCCTCAGCCCTTTCCCGCTGGGTCCGCATGAAGGAAATCACCGAGGCACAGGCCAGTCTTGTAGAAAACGGTTTTGCTGAAGATTCCCGCTCAGGTCTGTTTAGACGGCTTTCTTTAACCACAAAACACTATCGACAGGCGAAAAAGTGGATTTCGTCCAGAAAAACAGCTCTCCGTACCCTGGATGCCTTACACTTGGCTTGCTGCTTCAGCGCCTCAGCGAAAATGGTGACTTGTGATGCAGTACTGGTGCAAGCAGCCAATGTCCTTAAAACCCCTTGCTTTTTCATTGCTGGCGGCTAA